In Streptococcus parauberis NCFD 2020, the sequence ATTATGGGACCCCAAGATAATATTTTTACTGTGGGTCTACTTCCAGATGAGGGACCAGATGATTTAAAACGCAAATTTTTAGAAATTGTTGCCCAATTTTCTGACAATGAATTCATTGTATTGGCGGATTTGATGGGAGGAACACCATGTAATGTTGTTTCAAGACTAATTTTGGAAGGGTATGACTTTGACTTATATGCTGGTATGAATATGCCAATGATTATAGGTTTTATCAACTCAGAATTAATTGGAGAAGCAGTTGACTTAAAAAGCTTTGCATGTGAAAATATCCATAAAGTAAATGACATCCTTCTACAAATTGATGATGATGAGGGATAAAAATTCCGGTGTACCTTTTTATCTGTACTTCAAGAGTGTTGTAAAAAGATAAATAAAAAAAAAGACAATTACTTTGTCTTCTTTTTTTTAATTAAATTATTTCTCTTCTTTCTTTTTTTTCTTTTCTTCTGTAGGTTTAGTTTGTTTAACTTTACCACTGATTGTATGAAGTTCTTTATTTTCTTCTTTTGTCATTTGATGACCTCACTTATAGAAAGATAATATCATTTAAGCTAATATATGACAAGTTATTTTTTCTTTTTGTCACTTGTTTTTTTAGTTTTTACTTTCGGAGTTGCATAGACCAAGTTTCTTAAGTTAATTAAGACACTTTTGTTGGTTTTTTCTGAAATCAATTCAATGGCAGTAGAATCAAATTCCATTTCATTGGCAACTTTAACAACGGTCATTGTTTCACCTGTTACAAAAGTTAGTTGTAAGATTTCTTTTTCTTTTAATATACTAATAATAAATGCTTTCATCTGAATATCCTCCTTAAACCTATTCTACCAAATAAATAAAACGCTTACAATTGTTTGTATTTTATTTATTTGATAATCTGGGGAAAAGTAGAAGACAAGAAAAAACCTCCCCATAGTAATGGGAAGATTTTAATAAAAGCGTAAGTCTTATTTTGCTGCGTTTTCGTCTTTGAGACCGTATTTTTTGTTGAAACGGTCCACACGTCCGTCTGCTTGCGTGAATTTTTGACGTCCAGTATAGAATGGATGTGAATCTGAAGAAATTTCTACACGGATAAGTGGGTAAGTTTCCCCTTCGAACTCAACAGTTTCATTACTATTTTTAGTAGAACCGCTAAGGAATTGGTAACCTGTAGTTGTATCAAGAAATACAACTGGACGATAATCTGGATGAATGTTTTTTCTCATCTTTAAAATATTTCCTTTCTGCCATGGCACTTGTGCCCCATAGTTATTAACTAGACTAGTGTAACAAAATTAAAAGTATTTGACAAGCTTTTTGGAGTAATTCTTTTAATTTGCTAGGAGATCTTTTATTTCTTGGAAAATGACTTCATTTTCCTCTAGACTATATGAATTTGCTCCGCTAGCAAGTGGATGACCACCCCCATGATGACGCTTGGCAATTTCATTGATAAATTTTGTTTTGCTACGCATTCTGACACGGTAATGCCCATCAGCTTGCTCGACAAAGATTGCCCAAGCTTGGACTAAATCAATTTTTCCGGGAGTCGAAACAATGGCTGAGCTCTCAGCATCAGTGATATCAAAGTCTTTGAGAATTTTTTGCGTCAGCACAACTCGTGCAGCTCCGTTTTCATCAATTTCGAGATTATCAAAAACATAGCCTTGCAGCTTGGCAATTTTAAAAGAGAAAGAATCCATTTTTCGGCCAATGGCAGAAAAATCAAATTCGTACTGGCGTAATTTACTGGCAATTAAGAAGGTTTTGCTACTAGTAGCAGGATAGAGGAAGCGTCCCGTATCTCCAACAATCCCAGCATAGAGCAGTTGC encodes:
- a CDS encoding PTS sugar transporter subunit IIA, producing the protein MGKNLILVSHGNFCHELKKSTEMIMGPQDNIFTVGLLPDEGPDDLKRKFLEIVAQFSDNEFIVLADLMGGTPCNVVSRLILEGYDFDLYAGMNMPMIIGFINSELIGEAVDLKSFACENIHKVNDILLQIDDDEG
- a CDS encoding type B 50S ribosomal protein L31, which gives rise to MRKNIHPDYRPVVFLDTTTGYQFLSGSTKNSNETVEFEGETYPLIRVEISSDSHPFYTGRQKFTQADGRVDRFNKKYGLKDENAAK
- a CDS encoding DHH family phosphoesterase gives rise to the protein MTIYKEILEQIKKHQTIIIHRHKNPDPDAIGSQAGLKEIIKANFPDKKVLITGYDEPSLDWVAMMDTVQDSDYSGSLVIITDTANRPRIDDARYLDGDFTIKIDHHPNDDVYGDICHVDTMASSASEIIADFAFEMNLKLSNIAAQLLYAGIVGDTGRFLYPATSSKTFLIASKLRQYEFDFSAIGRKMDSFSFKIAKLQGYVFDNLEIDENGAARVVLTQKILKDFDITDAESSAIVSTPGKIDLVQAWAIFVEQADGHYRVRMRSKTKFINEIAKRHHGGGHPLASGANSYSLEENEVIFQEIKDLLAN